From the Desulfosarcina sp. BuS5 genome, one window contains:
- a CDS encoding CCA tRNA nucleotidyltransferase, which produces MIRLNRNIFPAVEGIYVVGGAIRDELLGRKPADYDIACAVDTEKTALQIAANTNGVLVKIGKPGQFIFRVVSGKNIFDLADLNGQTIEEDLEQRDFTINAMAYSISGGDIIDCTGGLKDLEKKNIRMVSKEAFKKDPLRLLRAFRIGAAFNFKIEPATLKEIENNAGLIVNSAGERVRVELLKLMDALKSYQYISEMADTGLLLVIFPELGRLRGCEQNRYHIYDVFEHTMSSFYHLEMLINAADSLNITRSARNALFADKKKIALLKLAILLHDTGKPASRTIDKKGDYHFYGHAAAGADMSKKICDRLKMSSREKCFIDFIIRNHLRPLSLFTLHLETKLTRKAVTRFFRKCRDYSPYILLHSIADSQAKGDKSDDAFKNFITDLMDDYFAVFKILKRKPPLITGHDLINEFGIKPSPLFRKVLNYVEDARLSKEISDKASALRLAEEFIDR; this is translated from the coding sequence ATGATCAGGCTGAATCGGAATATTTTTCCTGCTGTGGAAGGAATTTATGTTGTAGGAGGAGCCATAAGGGACGAACTTTTAGGGCGTAAGCCTGCGGATTATGATATTGCCTGTGCGGTGGATACGGAAAAAACAGCGCTGCAGATAGCTGCAAATACCAACGGCGTCCTGGTTAAAATTGGAAAGCCGGGGCAGTTTATATTCAGAGTTGTATCAGGTAAAAATATATTTGATCTTGCGGATCTTAACGGCCAAACCATTGAAGAAGACCTGGAACAGCGTGATTTCACCATCAATGCCATGGCATATTCCATATCAGGCGGCGACATTATAGATTGTACCGGCGGGCTTAAGGATCTTGAGAAAAAAAATATACGAATGGTATCAAAAGAAGCTTTTAAAAAAGATCCCTTACGGCTGCTCAGGGCATTCAGAATAGGCGCGGCCTTTAATTTTAAAATCGAGCCGGCAACCTTAAAGGAAATCGAGAATAATGCAGGCCTTATAGTAAATTCCGCAGGGGAACGGGTCAGGGTTGAATTACTCAAATTAATGGATGCTTTGAAATCATATCAGTATATTTCAGAAATGGCGGATACTGGACTTTTGCTTGTAATTTTTCCCGAACTTGGCCGGTTACGCGGATGCGAACAGAACAGATACCATATTTATGATGTTTTTGAGCATACCATGAGTTCGTTTTATCATCTCGAAATGCTCATAAATGCTGCAGATAGCCTGAATATTACAAGATCTGCACGTAACGCCCTGTTTGCTGATAAAAAAAAAATTGCTCTATTAAAACTGGCTATCCTGCTGCATGATACAGGAAAACCTGCATCCCGGACAATAGACAAGAAGGGAGATTATCATTTTTACGGTCATGCCGCTGCAGGCGCCGACATGTCGAAAAAAATCTGCGACAGATTGAAGATGTCGTCCCGCGAAAAGTGTTTTATAGATTTTATTATCCGTAATCATTTAAGGCCCCTGTCTTTATTCACCTTGCACCTGGAAACGAAACTCACCCGCAAAGCCGTAACACGGTTTTTTAGAAAATGCCGCGATTATTCACCTTATATTTTGTTGCATTCGATCGCCGACTCCCAGGCAAAAGGAGACAAAAGTGACGATGCCTTTAAAAATTTTATTACAGATTTGATGGATGATTATTTTGCCGTGTTTAAAATTTTGAAAAGAAAACCGCCCCTTATAACAGGCCATGACCTTATTAACGAGT